The genomic region TGCCGATGCCGGCGCCGACTCGATCCGTTGTTGGATCTCTGCTAAGCAGGGTTTTGCCGGCGATTTCGGTATCCATCAGGCGTAGATAGAAGAACTGCTTGATACCCTCTCCGCCGAGGAACTGTACGATTGCGATGGTGGCCTGAATAAGACCCAGAATGATGATCAGCCGAAAGACGATTCTGATCTGCTCTGGTTTATACCTCAGGTTGGCCAGGATATAAAAGAGCACCACATAGCGAAGTAGTGAGCGAAGATTGGTAACAGCCGGGACGGGGTCGGAGCCGTTTTTTACCAACGATACAAATGCAATCATTATGAACAACAACAGCGGGAGATCGACCAGGGTGCGCCTGAAAGGCCGTCCGTCTCCAAGGCGAGTGGTCAGCAGCAGAACGAACAGCAGATAGATCGACGCCTCCACCGCTACGAACAGAATGGACTGCAGGGACTCAGCGCCCGGCAGGTAACGCATCATCAACGATTCGAAGGGCAGATAGGCGCCGAGAATCAGTACAACGTTAAATATCAGGCGGTCCACACGACGATCCAATTCCCAGTCAGTTGATCAGCGCATCATCAAAGATAGCTGAACAGAATGAATTGCCCGGTAACAGGAGTTTGTCCCATTCTCCTGCCTGGTGCGAAATCGCCACTTCAGGCGGAGCAGTCGAGGGGGCCGTTTTGCTCCCACCGTTGGTGGCGGCGAGATCTCTGTTGGCAACACAATCCAGCTGCCACTGCCCCGCGAGTCTTGTGCCGTTGATCTGCACCTTCAGCATCTGTTCGGTGCTGCTCCGGTTGAGAAGCAGGAAATACCATTGCGACCCCGCACCACTCAGGACCGAAGCATTGACTGCAGAAAATCCTGCCGGGTATTCCTGGTTTCCCTTGATCATCGGGTTGTTGCCGATAGTAAAATCGTAACGGCTGTCTGTTTTGGCGAGTACTTCACCGATTAGCTGAAAAGGAAAGTACGCAGCCCGCTTTACCGTTTCACCTTTTGGCGCCATGTCCTCTTTCTTCGCTTTGGAAAAGAGTGAAGGCCATTTGCCCCTGGCTGCTATCTGATGATAGTTGGCGAGTGTAATGGTGTCGCTGTTGAGGATGCGGATAAAATGGTCGCCTATGAACATGGCATGCAACTGCGTATTGTTCATGGCGCGATTACCGAATCCGCGGATGTTCCATTCCGTCAGCCACAGTGGCAGGTCGCCGTATAGATCCCGATAGTATTTCATCGCCGGATCCCATTGCTGTTCAAGCCGGGAAAAGAGGTCATGGTAGAGGGTGTCAAGGTTGTCCGAATCCGGGATTCGCCAATAGGCGTGCACGGCTATGGCATCGGCAAAGTCAGCCTTCGTCATGGCCTGGTCCCATTCTTGTCGATAATCTCCTTTGGATCCTGAATCGGCAAAGAAGCCGGTCCCTGATACCGGGACGGCCAGTTGGATCTCGGGATCCTCCCAGCGCATGGCATCCGCATGTCTACGTGCTATTTCCAGGTAGTCCTCGGGACCGCCAATCAGGTCACGGTATATACGGATATAGAACTCGTTACCCAGCTCCCAGCGTTTTATTTTGTATCCCTTCTGTTTAGCGTAGCGCACCCAAGCCGCGCTCTCTTCCGGTGTGCCGGTAGATAGGTTCACAACTACCAGCGGCTCGATGCCAAAGCGTTCGCAAAGCAGCATGAAGTCATCGAACGAGAGGCGTCCCTTTCTCAAATTCTGCAGCGACCAGTATCTGTCGAGATTCTCCTGATTGAGACTCGCCGCGCGTGTAATATCCATCTCTTCAAGGCGGAATCCCTCTTCTGCCCAGTGGTAGAAATTACCTACGGTGCCTCCAGGAAATCTCAACATTAGCGGTTGCAGAGGCCCGATATGCTTGATGAATTCGTCATCGAGAAATCCGAAATGACCTGGCGCAAGGTTGGTGTTGAATCCGTAGACACTGTGATTTAATGGCGCTTGTGTCCGGCTGTCCACTTCGATTATGACCCCAGCCTGCACTTTGGCAAATGATCCCAAAAACAGTGCGGAAGCCAGCACAGCAGATCCCACTGACTTTACCCTTGCCCTGAATCCTGTGCCTCGCTGCTCCAAAATCAATTCATCACGGTGTTTGGGCACTTGCTTTGGTTTCTATTCACGACTGCCCGCAGTGCTCATGCCAGGGGTATCCACTATCGCCGAATACCAGAAAATAGGGATTTAACATCGATTCCTTTTTACCGTACCGCAACATGTTGCCTGCGGTGTCAGTCACCCTTCCTCCAGCTGCTTCGACTACCGCTTGGGAAGCAGCTGTATCCCATTCAGAGGTGGGCCCCAATCTGGGATAGATGTCCGCCTCACCGGAAGCGACCAGGCAGAGCTTCAGGGAACTGCCCATGCTGATCAGTTCGTGGGGGCCGAGTTCGTTGAGAAAGTGTTTTAAACTCTCTCCAGCGTGGGAACGGCTGCCCACTACCCGCACGGGACTCTGTCTGGTTCGGGTGGCGGAAATCGCATGAGCTTCCCCCGAACCGTTGCGCCGGAATGCGCCTGTTTCCAGGCTGCCGTAAAACAGCAGATCCAGCGCTGGTGCATAGACCACACCCAACACCGGTTGGTTGTTCTCGATGAGTGCGATGTTTACCGTGAACTCACCATTTCGCTTGATAAACTCCTTCGTGCCGTCCAATGGGTCTATCAGCCAGAAACGGGTCCAGGTACGGCGCACCTCGAAGGGGATGCTATCTGACTCCTCTGACAGCACCGGGATATCCGGGTCAAGCTTGTGCAGCGATTCTACGATGATGTTATGCGATGCAAGATCTGCTTCGGTGAGCGGGGAGTTGTCCGATTTCGTCTGTACGTCGATCTCTTTGGCGTAGACATCCATGATGGCCCGGCCCGCTTCGATCGCTATTGGAATGATTTCATTCAGATACATGTTACAAACCTTTATTGTTGGAAAAATGCCAATGTTCGATGAGCGTGCGACTATCCTCCCGTCCGATTGGCAATGGGCAATACAAGCCCTGTTTCTTGCTGATCATCGGTCTGGAATCACCAGTCAAACGGGCGACCGGTCAACGTTTCCAACCGTCTGTTGTGCGGGTTGAAATAGGCTTCGAGTCTGCGTCTTGTTGCCGCTTTCATGGCCGGAGTCTGCAGCGGTTTCTCGTTCCAGGCTACAAGACGCTGTTTCAGTCTGTCGGATACCCTGCGAGGCAGCAGACGACGGATGATTTTCTTAATCTTGCCGCGATATGAGAGCACTTTGGCCAGCTGCGGTGACCTGGCTTGGGCTGCCTTGTTGAAGCGTACTGAGACATCAGGTTCAAACGCTTCATCCACGCCGATCACTGAAAACAGCACACGACAGATGCTCAGCGGATCCTCCTTTAATTCGTCAAACGTAAATACATGCACCTGCCGGGGGCTGAAAATCATCTGTAATGCCGCTATCTGATCAGCGTAGATCCCTTTTCTAAGGTAGGTTGTGCCACCATCGCCGTCTTTGGATTCATCACAATCCGCCGACAGTTCCCGAGCGATGGCGGTCTCAAAATCTGCTGCATCCTCCCAGCCTCGACGTTTGGCATGCCAATAGGCGGAATAGGCCCTGTCGATTGAGTTGCGCAACACCATTACCAAATGCATGTCGGGATTGTGTGCATGAAGGCGCTGCACGGCGGTTGGGTTTCCGCTGACTGCGACGCTCTTGGCGATAATCCTGATCCCGGTATCTGTACAGGGGGAAAAATAGCGGGCATGGGCAGCCGGATATCCCTCTTCGAACTCCTCGTCATTGACGAAGTAGTTCATCTCCCGTTTGTCATGGGTGCAGACCTGGGGATGGCTTCCGACATATCGAACAAGCGAGGTGGTGCCCGATTTCTCGGCTCCGATTATCATTACATCGATCGGTTTCACAGAGCGTGAGTTCACTTGCTGTGATCCATTACACTTGTGACTCCCGTTTACCCATTCGTGCTGTAAAGGGCAGGGTGACAATGCCCAGATTTCGCCATACCAGGATTGCGGCAACGAGATTCTGGCTTGCCATGGTGACGGAGGTTGCCACCGCCGCCCCCATAATCCCGTATCGCGGCACCAGTATCAGGTTCAATACCAGATTGATTGCTACGCAGAAAATAATATTATTTCTCATCAGCTTCTCGTGGCCGGTCATCATCAGCAGATAGGCGACGGAACCTGTGGCCACGTTGACGAACTGGCCCAGGGCAAGGACGGAGAGAATCGTGCCGCCCTCTGCGAACTCGGCGCCGAACAATCGCAGTACCCAGTCAGGGAAAAGCAGAAATAGAGCCAGAACCGGCAGTGCGAGCAGGGTCATGAGCCGCGCCGCGCCCACTGCAGTGGCCTCCAGTGCCTGCATGTCGCCACGTTGATGCAGCTCCGCGAATTTTGGTGCGGAGATGCTGTTTACCGCAATCAGGATGAAGCTTGTAAGCAGGGCCGTGCGCTGGGCGATGTTGAAAATGCCGACATCGCTCGCTGTCCCCCACAATCCGAGAAAAAAAGTTGATGACCATTTGATCGCGAGGGCCAGCAGGGCAATCACCAGTAATGGTCGGGCGCTGTTGAGCAGGGCAGGGGGCAGCGACTTTCCACCTGAGACAGGGGATTTCTGCAGAGCACCCTTCCAGAATAATATGGCGATGGCTGTAGTGAGGAGTGCAGCTCCTACATGGGCCCAGGCGGCTCCCACAACGCCGAAAGCCGGGGTCAGGATCAGGACTCCGGGGATGGCGAGCGCCGGTAGCCAGACGCTCTGCACAGACACTGCCGCTTTGATTCGTTTGAGTCCCTTCAGTGAGTGTGCATAGAGGTTGAACACAGCCAGGGGGATGATGCCGAGAGACATCCATAGTAGAGGCTCTGCCAGTTGTGGCTTGCCGAAAAGATCCGACGCAATGGTGTCGGACAGGAGGGCTGTCAGCAGGGCTACCGGCAGTGCCGCCGTCAGGAGGATGCGCAGACAGTGGCGGTGCAGCACC from Gammaproteobacteria bacterium (ex Lamellibrachia satsuma) harbors:
- the cysQ gene encoding 3'(2'),5'-bisphosphate nucleotidase CysQ, whose product is MYLNEIIPIAIEAGRAIMDVYAKEIDVQTKSDNSPLTEADLASHNIIVESLHKLDPDIPVLSEESDSIPFEVRRTWTRFWLIDPLDGTKEFIKRNGEFTVNIALIENNQPVLGVVYAPALDLLFYGSLETGAFRRNGSGEAHAISATRTRQSPVRVVGSRSHAGESLKHFLNELGPHELISMGSSLKLCLVASGEADIYPRLGPTSEWDTAASQAVVEAAGGRVTDTAGNMLRYGKKESMLNPYFLVFGDSGYPWHEHCGQS
- a CDS encoding flippase, with amino-acid sequence MNFHHINEHLMEIIRGATTAFVLKVIAAGLAFVLNILLARQLGSEGVGIYFLALAIITFGSTLGKFGTDILAMREVARQAARGDWSMISVLHRHCLRILLTAALPVALLTALLSDTIASDLFGKPQLAEPLLWMSLGIIPLAVFNLYAHSLKGLKRIKAAVSVQSVWLPALAIPGVLILTPAFGVVGAAWAHVGAALLTTAIAILFWKGALQKSPVSGGKSLPPALLNSARPLLVIALLALAIKWSSTFFLGLWGTASDVGIFNIAQRTALLTSFILIAVNSISAPKFAELHQRGDMQALEATAVGAARLMTLLALPVLALFLLFPDWVLRLFGAEFAEGGTILSVLALGQFVNVATGSVAYLLMMTGHEKLMRNNIIFCVAINLVLNLILVPRYGIMGAAVATSVTMASQNLVAAILVWRNLGIVTLPFTARMGKRESQV